The DNA region GAGCAAGCGCGAGTTCAACGCCGCCATGGAGGCCGAGGACCCGCGTCGGCCGTGAGCGGCTAGTCGGTTTCCGGCGTGAGGAGCTTGCGCATCTGCAGAGCGGTCGTCTCGTAGCCGAGCTTCTCATACAGCCCGCGCGCGACGGAGTTGGATCCAAACACGTTCAGGCCCAGGGTTCGCGCGCCCTCACGCCGCGCATGGTCCTCGCCAAGAAGCATCGCCGCGCGCCCGTGGCCATGCCCGCGCTTGTCAGCGTCGATCTGGATGTTCCACACCCACCAAGCATCTGGGTCGGCGCTCGTATCTGGGCCAATCCATAGGAAGCCCACGCGCTCGCCCTCGTCGTCGAGCACGTCGAAGACGGATTGTCCGGGTGCGGGCGAACCGTCAGGGAACGCGGGGGCCACGCTCGTCGCCGCGTGCTGAGTGGCGTCCTCGCGGGTGCGTCCGGCGGCCACGAGCTCTTCGATGTACTCGCGAGTAGAATCTTCGAGCCAGGCTGGCAGCCGCTCGGCGCTCATCGGGCGCAGGGTTGTCGACATGGGACGAGTCTTTCACGCGCGGCCGACCTCGCGGCCGACCGCACTCGAGTGGTCTACGTAGTGGGCCCCGTGGGGCTCGTGCCTCCGCCCGGCGTGCCAGGGAGCCGCTTGCCCTTGTCGTCGTGTGCGTGTTGAATCAGGCCATGGGGCCTGATGGGGGGACCGCGCGTCACGACGCCGCGGAATCGCAAGCTGAGGAATCGCAAGACGCGCGGGGCGAACACGCTGGTGCCGCGAGATCACTTCTCGCCATGGCCGCCGCCGTCGGAGTGCTGTGGGTTGGGCTCTACGTCGGCATGTCGGCGTTCATGGCCGTGCTCTTCGGCGCCTTTGTGGGGCTGGTCGGGATCGTGATCGTGATGGTGTTGGTGGTCGTCGTGTTGGCCACGATCATCAAGGCAGCGACCGGGCGTCGGCGCGTGGGCGCGGCGATTGCGGTGACCCTATTCGCCGGAGTGGCGCAGGCGGTGGCACTCGCGCACTTCGGCCAGATCCCGATGATGTGGGTACAGCCCGGTCTTGACCTCGTGTACCCCGTGATTGCTGTGTTCGGCGCCTTGGCGCTCGGGCTTTTCCTCGGACCGTGGCGGGTTCGCGTGGCGGGCGCGGTTGCTGCGCTGTCCATCGTGGTGGTGGCGGTCTCGGTGTTCAAGTCCGAACCCGTGGGGTTCGACCCCAGTAACGGCTCATCCCCCAAGGAGGAGTTGGCACGGTTCACCATGCTGAATTCAGGGACGCTCGTCGCGGACGCCCCGGGGTTCGAAGTGGTGCGCGTGCGCCGCAGCGGCGCTTACACAGCGTGGGAGAAGACGCCGGGTGGCGGAGTGGTCCAGATCTCATACGACGTCCGCCCTCCCGACGAGGACGTCGCGTCCGTCTACCCATGCTGGACGTTGCGCTATGGACAAATGGGCCTGAAATCGACGGATGCGATCGAGGACTTTGCGGACTGGTGCGTTCCCGACGACGAGGGATGGGCTCGCACCGACGGGACGGGCTTTACGCGTCTGCGAGACGGCGAATACGTGACAGTGAAAAGCGCAGACGACGTGAACGTCAGGTTCGCGGGGGCACCGCGCACCGCGAATCCCGCAGATGTCGCTCTAGCGCTCGCGACCCTGCGTCCCATTACCGAAGACGAGATGCGGATCGGCTTCGAGGCTTCGAATCCGGTAGTGCCGGAAAACTGACCGGTGGCGGGGAGCAACTGAAGCGCTCGACGGTTGCCGCGGCCAGACGCCGGCGGAACTCAGGCGCCAGCGAAGCCGTCAACGGCCTCGAGGCCCTTGTCCATGAACGCGCCCTCGCCGAACGTGTTGATCTTGAAGAACACGCCCTGGCTGCCGCCGGAGGTTGTGAGCGCGACCTCCATCCGGTCCCCGACGGCGAGGATGCTCACCGACAGCGTGAGGCGGTTCCCTCCGGTCATGCTGTACCGCTCGTACGTCCGTAGGATCATGCGCGCGTCCCCGATCGAGAGCACATCTTGGTGCTCGATCGATGCCGAGACGCTGCCCCTAGTGATGGCGTTGTCGAGGTGGGTGGCGAGAGCGTCGGCCGAGCCGACGAGTGATCGGGTCTGGTACATGAGTGATCCCTCCTGGCGCCGCGCGTGTTCGCGTGCCTCTGGCGGGGTCGAATCCGCGACTTCCACCCCGACATCGCGCTCCACTACGAATCCTATTTCGCCGGGTTTGCCGATGAGGGGAAGCGCGCGAGAACTTCCGCTGCGCGACCGTCGCCGGTGCGAGCGATTCCGGGATACATGACGGTGCTACCGTGACGCCGTGACCCGCCGCTCGGCATTCGTGATCTTCGCGCCGCTGGTGTTCGTTCTCTCGGGGACGTTCCAGTATGTGGGCGCTGGCGTGGCCGTCGGGTTGTTCGACCGCATGCCGGTGGTGTCTGTCGCATGGTCCAGAATCGCGATCGCGGCGGTCGTGCTGATGATTCTGTTGCGGCCATGGCGACGCCACTGGACCCGTCGCACCTGGTGGCGCGCTGTGGCCTTCGGCACCGTGCTCGCGGGCATGAACATCGCCTTCTACCTAGCACTGGAGCATCTTCCCCTGGGCACCGCGGTTGCGGTGGAGTTCATCGGCCCTGTCGCGGTCGGCGCCCTGACGGGCCGAGGCTGGCGAGAGCGCGCGGCCATCGCGCTCGCCGCGGTCGGCGTCGTTCTGATCGTCGGGGTCGCGCTTGATGCAGGCGGCCGTGATGCCGCCATCGGCCTGTTCTGGATACTGCTTGCGGCCGCGGGGTGGGCGGGTTACATCATGCTCGGCCGTAAGGTGGCGACTCCGGCGCCCGGGGAGCCGTCGGGCCTGGAATCGCTATCGGTGTCGATGGCTGCAGGGGCCGTCGTGTTCGCGCCGATCGGAGTCCTTGGCATGGTGAGCGGGGACGTAGCGCCCATCGCCGATCTACACCTGATCCTGCTGCTGGTCGTGGTGGCAGTGTTCTCGTCGGTGCTGCCCTACGGCATCGATCAGATCGTGCTGCGCCATGCCCCGACGGCGCGCTTCTCCGTGCTGCTGTCCGTGTTCCCCGCTACCGCGCTTCTTGTGGGGGCCGTGATGCTCGCAGAGATTCCCACCCTCATCGAAGGCATCGGGCTGGTTGCCGTCTCGGCGGCGATCGCGCTCGCCTCGCGGCGAGAGCGTGTATCGGTCGAGACCGTGGTTCCTCCCGAATAGGCAAGGGTGCGAGCAACACACTTCAGGTGGGCCCCGTGGGGCTCGAACCCACGACCCGCGGATTAAAAGTCCGCTGCTCTACCAACTGAGCTAGAGGCCCGCCCCGCAATCCTAATGGGGTCGAGGGGCGCGCCCCGCTCCGCCAGCAGGGACGAACGTTCAGGTGACGCGAACGCCCCGGTCGATGTAGATGCTCGTGCCGGAGATGCCGCGGTTGCGCAACAGGAACTGCACGGCATCCACGATGTCTGCCATCGTCGCGAGCTCGCCACCCGGCGTGCGGGCACGGTGGCCATCGAGCACGGACTGCGGCTTCCCAGCCCAGAACGGACTGTCGCCGACGATTCCGGGGTGCAGAGCGTTGACCCGAATGGGAGCGAGCTCAAGTGCAAGCGTGACGGTCATGCCTTCCACGCCGCCATTGATGGAGGACACGGTCGTCGAGCCAGGGTAGGGAATGTCCTTGGCGCGACCACCGAAGAGCACGATGCCCGTGCCGCCGTCGGGATCGAGGCGGTCGATGAGCGTGTGGATGGTCTCGGTGTACCCCACGAGCTTGAGTGTCACGAGTCGCTTCGCCCGCTCGAAGTCGTAGTCGCGCACGCTGTTCGCGTCGCGCTCGATCGCGGCGATCACGAGGCCGTTGACCTTGCCGACGCTGGCCAGGCCGGGGCCGACCGTGTCGGGCTCAGACAGGTCGACGGCAACGGCCGTCGCCTGCGGCCCGATCGAGGCCGCCACTTCCTGGGCGCGGGCCAGATCGCGACCGGAGATCACGACGTTGTCACCCCGGGCGACGACATCCTTGGCGATCTCGAGGCCGATGCCCGAGGTGCCGCCGATGACGACGATCGTCTGGGCGCTCACAGTGCACTCGTTCCGAGGAGCAGGTCCACGTTGGACGGGTCGGCCACGAGTGTTCCCGCTTCGATGCGGCGGGCCAGCTCGACGGTGCGCTCGTTCGCGGGCGCGGAACTTCCCCTCTTCTTCGCCAGTTCGACGACTAATCCATTGATTTCATTCACTTCGGCACGCCTTCCTTTCAGCCAGTCTTGGAGCACGGTGGTCTTGGTATCGGGATACAGGAAATGGCTTCTCACTACGCCCAGCAGGTCTTCGGCGTACTGGTCCGGACCAGCGATGTCGGCGGATGTCATTCCGAAAATCGGCACGAGCGTCGCCCCTTCGGCGACGGCGACGCGTGCAGCTTCGCGCCCGCACTCGATCATGTAGTCGAGCACTCCCGGCAGGTTCATGGCGTCCTCAAGCGGCAGGTTGAGGATGGCTGAGGGAACGAGCTCACCCGCATTCGCGATGAGCTTCATCCACTTGGCCGAGCGGATGTCATCCACAATCTCCACGGTGCCCGCGTGCCGCAAAACCTCTTGCACCTCGGCCGCACGACCGGCGTGTGCGGGTTCGAAGGCGCCCACGGCGAACCACGCCTGGTCCGGAGTGTTCTGGCGATTGACGATGCCGGGCTCCCACATGTTGGAAGCCATCTCGATGACCGCGCCGATGGTGCGCTCCGGCCCCATGATCGACGCCATGTCGTCGATGCTCATGCCGTTCTGCAGCCCCACCACGAGCCCGTCCGGTGCGACGAGTGGCTTGATGAGTTCGCACGCCCAGCGGGTGTCGTAGGCCTTGACCAGCACGAACACGATGTCGAACTGCTCACGCAGCGTTGCGACGTCGCACAGGTGGTAGGCAGTGACGGGCGTGATCACGGTCTCGCCCGGCATCCGCACCTCAATGCCCTTCGCCTTCATCGCCTCGACGTGAGCGGGCCATTGTTCGATGAAGGTCACGTCGAGGCCCGCGCGAGTGAGATCCGCCCCGATGCCAGCGCCATTTGCACCGGTACCGACGAACGCGACCTTCGGTGACGACATTGAGGCCTCCTTGCCCACTTGTGCAGCCATACTATACAACTTGTGAAGTCCTGCCACGCAAGCTATTTCTGAAACGCCAGGCTCTGAAGCAGCGCCACGTTCTCGACGGCTGGTGCCAGTTCCCCGCGCTCTATGCGGCGGGCAACCTCGACTACCGCCGAATTGACGGGCGTGGGCACGCCCGCCCTGGCCCCCTCGGCGACCACGCGTCCGTTGAGGTCGTCGACCTCGCTGTGGCGGCCCTTTGTCCAGTCCTGTAGAACGGTAGTCGTGGCGTGAGGCAGCACGAAACCTGCGTAGAGCTTGTCGAGCAGAGTGTCGACGACCTCGTCGCGTCGGCTGACCTCGTCGGGCGTGAGGCCAAAGATCGGCAGCACGGGATGACCGAGCGCGGCGCCCGTGGCGAGAGCCTCGCGACCGGCGCCCACCATGAGAGAGCGCATGCCGTCCACCGCGAGGGCATCGAGCATGGGGAGCCCCAGGATGGCCGTGGTGACCAGCACCGACGAGTTGCTTACGAGCTTCATCCACTTGGTCGACTGGATGTCGTCGACGTACGCGACAGTGCCGGAGTGGGCCAGTAGCTCCCCGACGCGCTGCTCGTGGCGGCGCGCCTCGGGGCCGAGTGCGCCCACCGCAAACCAGGATCGGGCCGGCCCCGAATGCCGCTGCACGATGCCCGGCTCGTACATCGTCGACGAGATCTCGATGACGGTGCCCATGGTGCGCTCAGTGCCCACGACGTCGGCGATCGCCTGCGTTGCCATGCCGTTCTGGACGCCCGCGATGACGCCGTCTTCGGCGAGGTACGGCGCGATCAACTGGCTCGCCCAGCGGCTGTCGTAGGCCTTCATGACCAGGAGCACGACGTCGAACTTGTCCTTGAGCGTCGCAACCTCGCAGAGGTGCATCGTGCGCGGCTCCACGTGCAGCGACGTCTCGGGCATCTCAATCGTGAGGCCGTTGGCACGCATCGCTTCGACGTGCGCCGGCCACTGTTCGATGAGCGTGACATCGAGCCCGTCACGGATGAGGTCCGCCCCGATCGAGGCGCCGTTGGCCCCCGATCCCAGTACGGCGATCTTCTGTGCACGCATGACTCGACCTCACCTCGTCATCGGGATGTGTGTGTCCACACTAGAACCTCACGGCGGAGAAATGAAGCTTGGATGAACAAATCTTGCCTTCTTGCCTTCTTTCGCTGGACAAATTCGGCAAGCAAAGTAAAGTGAGACTGAAATTCTCAACGAGGAGGATCCATGGCTACCAGCATCCCAGCCGCCCACCCGGAAGACTTCACCCCGGGTCGCCCTGTCGTGTTCCGCAACGCGACGGTGATCACGGTTGACACCCCCGGAATCATCCAAGGCGGTGACGTGCTCATCGCTGACGACAAGATCGTGTCAGTCGGAGTGGGCCTCGCCGTACCGGAAGGAACTGTCGAGATCGACGCGACGGGCGGCATCCTCATGCCCGGAATGGTCGACACCCACCGCCACATGTGGCAGACCGCCCTGCGGGGCTACGGCGGCGACTGGGCACTCAGCCAGTACTTCGTCTTCTACTACCTGCAGCACGGCCAGGTCTTCCGTCCGGAAGACATCTACGCAGGCAACCTGCTGAGCGCCCTCGAGTCGGTCGATACCGGCGTGACGACGACGCTCGACTGGTCTCACGCTCTTCGCACGCCGGATTACGCCGATGCCGCGGTCCAGGCCTTCAAGGAGATCCCCGGCCGGTTCGTGCTCGGCTACGGCAACTACCTCGGCGCGCCCTGGGAGTGGACCGCGGACCCGACCTTCCGCACGTGGGTCAAGAATCACCCCCAGACCGACATGCTCGGCCTGCAGATCGCGTTCGACGTCCCCGACTCCGAGGACTTCCCCGAGAAGGCGGCCTTCGACTTCGCGCGTGACAACGGCCTGCGCGCCACGACCCACGCTGGCGTCTGGGGTGCGACGACCGACGTGGGTCTCGGCCACATGTACAAGGCCGGCGTGATGACCGACCAGATCACCTACGTGCACTCCGCCACCCTGTCTCCGGACAGCTACCACAAGATCGCGGCCACCGGCGGGACCGTCTCGGTCTCGACCGAGAGCGAGCAGAGCGCGGGCCAGGGTTATCCCTCCACGTGGGAGCTGCGCAAGTACGGCATCCCGGCATCCCTGTCGATGGACACGAGCGTGTGGTGGAGTGCCGACTTCTTCTCCGCCATGCGTGCAACCCTGAGTTCCGACCGTTCGCGTGAGC from Demequina lutea includes:
- a CDS encoding GNAT family N-acetyltransferase, with product MSTTLRPMSAERLPAWLEDSTREYIEELVAAGRTREDATQHAATSVAPAFPDGSPAPGQSVFDVLDDEGERVGFLWIGPDTSADPDAWWVWNIQIDADKRGHGHGRAAMLLGEDHARREGARTLGLNVFGSNSVARGLYEKLGYETTALQMRKLLTPETD
- a CDS encoding DUF6054 family protein, producing MERDVGVEVADSTPPEAREHARRQEGSLMYQTRSLVGSADALATHLDNAITRGSVSASIEHQDVLSIGDARMILRTYERYSMTGGNRLTLSVSILAVGDRMEVALTTSGGSQGVFFKINTFGEGAFMDKGLEAVDGFAGA
- a CDS encoding EamA family transporter translates to MTRRSAFVIFAPLVFVLSGTFQYVGAGVAVGLFDRMPVVSVAWSRIAIAAVVLMILLRPWRRHWTRRTWWRAVAFGTVLAGMNIAFYLALEHLPLGTAVAVEFIGPVAVGALTGRGWRERAAIALAAVGVVLIVGVALDAGGRDAAIGLFWILLAAAGWAGYIMLGRKVATPAPGEPSGLESLSVSMAAGAVVFAPIGVLGMVSGDVAPIADLHLILLLVVVAVFSSVLPYGIDQIVLRHAPTARFSVLLSVFPATALLVGAVMLAEIPTLIEGIGLVAVSAAIALASRRERVSVETVVPPE
- a CDS encoding SDR family NAD(P)-dependent oxidoreductase yields the protein MSAQTIVVIGGTSGIGLEIAKDVVARGDNVVISGRDLARAQEVAASIGPQATAVAVDLSEPDTVGPGLASVGKVNGLVIAAIERDANSVRDYDFERAKRLVTLKLVGYTETIHTLIDRLDPDGGTGIVLFGGRAKDIPYPGSTTVSSINGGVEGMTVTLALELAPIRVNALHPGIVGDSPFWAGKPQSVLDGHRARTPGGELATMADIVDAVQFLLRNRGISGTSIYIDRGVRVT
- a CDS encoding ketopantoate reductase family protein produces the protein MSSPKVAFVGTGANGAGIGADLTRAGLDVTFIEQWPAHVEAMKAKGIEVRMPGETVITPVTAYHLCDVATLREQFDIVFVLVKAYDTRWACELIKPLVAPDGLVVGLQNGMSIDDMASIMGPERTIGAVIEMASNMWEPGIVNRQNTPDQAWFAVGAFEPAHAGRAAEVQEVLRHAGTVEIVDDIRSAKWMKLIANAGELVPSAILNLPLEDAMNLPGVLDYMIECGREAARVAVAEGATLVPIFGMTSADIAGPDQYAEDLLGVVRSHFLYPDTKTTVLQDWLKGRRAEVNEINGLVVELAKKRGSSAPANERTVELARRIEAGTLVADPSNVDLLLGTSAL
- a CDS encoding ketopantoate reductase family protein; translation: MRAQKIAVLGSGANGASIGADLIRDGLDVTLIEQWPAHVEAMRANGLTIEMPETSLHVEPRTMHLCEVATLKDKFDVVLLVMKAYDSRWASQLIAPYLAEDGVIAGVQNGMATQAIADVVGTERTMGTVIEISSTMYEPGIVQRHSGPARSWFAVGALGPEARRHEQRVGELLAHSGTVAYVDDIQSTKWMKLVSNSSVLVTTAILGLPMLDALAVDGMRSLMVGAGREALATGAALGHPVLPIFGLTPDEVSRRDEVVDTLLDKLYAGFVLPHATTTVLQDWTKGRHSEVDDLNGRVVAEGARAGVPTPVNSAVVEVARRIERGELAPAVENVALLQSLAFQK
- a CDS encoding amidohydrolase family protein — encoded protein: MATSIPAAHPEDFTPGRPVVFRNATVITVDTPGIIQGGDVLIADDKIVSVGVGLAVPEGTVEIDATGGILMPGMVDTHRHMWQTALRGYGGDWALSQYFVFYYLQHGQVFRPEDIYAGNLLSALESVDTGVTTTLDWSHALRTPDYADAAVQAFKEIPGRFVLGYGNYLGAPWEWTADPTFRTWVKNHPQTDMLGLQIAFDVPDSEDFPEKAAFDFARDNGLRATTHAGVWGATTDVGLGHMYKAGVMTDQITYVHSATLSPDSYHKIAATGGTVSVSTESEQSAGQGYPSTWELRKYGIPASLSMDTSVWWSADFFSAMRATLSSDRSREHLEAQAKGDTVNVNQLRAEDVIWMATMGGAKSLGMEGKIGSITPGKKADLLLIKNDQSPAMTPILNPTAHVVYQAGTADIHTVVVDGRVLKFDGKRIGLDIAPARDAVAKSVEYVRSQLGEEAWEEGMHPELTPTERIPNPYGYQDEE